Within the Scleropages formosus chromosome 8, fSclFor1.1, whole genome shotgun sequence genome, the region TGTTACTTTCAAGAGCAGTATTTTGCTGCGGTGGAAAGGCGAGAAACGTTTCTTGTGTTTGGTGTTCAATAGGGCAGTCCacatctgtctctctgtctttctttctttctgtctctctctcactctctccccACAACAGGGAGCTGTAAAGAGATGAGTAACGGAAAGAGCAGTATGTGTCCATATTCCTTTGAACTCGCCTTTCTGTTTCATATCTCGGTCACTTTGTGCAGCGCTCCTGCACCTCTCTTCgtgtgtaaatactgtatgccCTGCTTCCTCCTCTGTACATTCAGTTCCCTGTACtgacaaaagcaaataaaagccGCGAGAAGAATGGAAATGAGAAAACGCCGTGTGGCGTTTTGGTGCCAAACCCCGTCCCCTTCGTCGCCGAGTCGTATCCTCGGTTCCCGTGTGTGTGAGTtgctggggttgggggggggtatTTTTACCTTTGTTGTTGACGCACTTTTGTTGAGGCTCAAGTGCACGTCGTTTGGAGAGAAACTGCCAGCTGAATACATGTAGATGCGAAGAACCCAGACAGTTCCGCGAGGAGGGAGGCAACGGCGGGACTTTATGGCTAGGAACGGAGCAGCCAATGGTCTCCGTCTCTGTCCCGGCCGGGAGATTGCGGACAGCACTCGGGCAGACGGTCCCGGCGGCGAACGGTGAGCCAGGACACCTGGCGCGTGTGCCTGCGCGTTACTTAGTCCAGTTACTTGGCAGCAGTGTTTATAGACACAGTGTCaataagaaagcacaataaataGGCGTGCCCAGAGATACAGCGGGGGGTTGGTGTTTCCCTGCGGCTCTTTCGCCCCACACGTCAGACCAAATGCACTAAAACCCAACGCAAGCACAATATGGAATGGAGCTAATTACAAGAAATAGAAAAACTCTaagttgtatgttatttaccttAAAGTGCAGACAAAAACAGAGCCGGAGGTATTACACCGGGGTGGAGGCTTCAGTGGTGTACACGTGGAAGCCACAGATCGTCCAGCACTCGTCCGCAAGGCAGGGCTCACTGGTGAcggtgtgtgtcggtgtgttaCTGGTGGCAGTGTGTCAGGGACCGCTGTGTTCGCAGAGCACATGGCAGTGGTAACGACACTATGACTTGACCCAAAAGTAGAGCTGAGAAACACGTTTTATTCTGCTGAGCGTGAAAACAGTGACGAGACGTGCGAAGGTGACCGCACACCCGTGTCCTGCGTCTCAGTGACTCTTGACCATTTTTCCTCTGGTCACAGTGCGACACTGACCTCGCTACTTTTCTACTTTGCCGCCACTACCCTGCCGTATCTCGTAACAGGAGTGCTCCTGGCGCTCAGTCGTCGTCGCTCTCTTCCTCGCTTGCGCTTTCTTCTGCCGGGGAGCGGTTCCTCTGGGCGCCTCGCAGCGGCGCCAGTCTGCCTTCGGCAGTCACCCCCACGGGCTGGATAATCTCGTCCCTGAGGGAGACGCAGATGCGCGCAGTGAGACGCGCCGAGATGCTCCGAGACTCGCCGAGCCGGAGAAGCTTGCCTACCTGGAGAGGCGGTCGAACAAGGCGACGAGCCTGCGGGCCTCCGCCTCCTTCTCCTCGTCCGTCATGCCCTCCATGGGGTCCggctgctcctcctccacacGGCCCGTCACCAGATTGACCCGTGCCTTCACCCGCCGGTATTCCTCCGTGTCCGAATCCGAGTCGCTGGAGTAGCGCCCCTCAGTGGCACCCACGTTGCCCCCACCCAGCAGCCCCCGGGCCGCCAGCAGGCCAGCCGCATTGCCGTAGCCCGTGTATTTGACGAACCTGCGCACTGAGACGAcgacacacagcagcactgaccccgccagcagggggcggagTGGCTACCAAAGAGGGGAGGTGGTTCTCAAGTGGtgctgcgcgtgtgtgtgtgcgtttgagagagagaaagatagGTATCCTTACCGTTTTCCTTGCACAGCACAAAGAGCAGCTCGGCAGCACAGTGCTTCACATCAGTGTCCACGTGCGTCATGAGCCGGGCGAGGCGGCCCCTCCGCGTAGCCTCCTGTTCCGGCCGGCAGGACACATCTCGCAGTGGAGGCAGGATCTGGAGGGCAAGGGGCATCGCCACGGAAACGTGAGTGAGGACACCAGGGTGCTGACACCGTAGGCAGCAAACAGGCACCAGAGAGACaggcagcggggggggggggacctgttGCCGTAGGTAATGGCGAATCTCTCTGTGCACCCTGCAGCTCTCGGTCAGCAGGTTGAGGACCGGCGTCAGCTTCTGCTTGAGCTTCAGACCCTGTAACATCCAGTAAAAGGACACTTCCTCACTCCTGATGACAAGAGACAATTCTGACTGACCCCAAACACAGTATGGATTCTTCTCGATGTtcactgtgctgtactgtactttaccgTACTGTATGgaccggagcaggagcagcGTGCTTGGCTCGAGCCATATACTAGAGGGCACCGGGGCACCTTGTCCTGCGAATAACTGTTTTCGCCCCGCCAGCCTTACCCTGTCCAGTCGTCTGTCCATGAAGAGCAGCAGGGCGTGGACGCAGTCCATGTTGAGTCCCTCCCACCAGTGCGAGCTGTGGACGAGGTGCCCGGACAGCAGCACGTCAAGGCACCGCAGCGGCAGCACCGACAGCACGTTCACCGTGTGCCTGGGGGGGGCGAAAGTGAGACCCCCGTCAAGGGAGCGCTTGCCGCCGCCTCTGCCCCCGCCGCCCTGCCCAGGACTCACCCCTGAAGCTCCTCGGTCCTCTCCTCTCCGTCACATggcagcagcaggcagtggCGT harbors:
- the LOC108941633 gene encoding synembryn-A isoform X1, whose product is MVLDLERVIQCVKRGDQDAVQKQLRDFNTQHAECFFFDAEERERRKQRELEEFRRTKVRERIPTSDSDLDSSDGEDDDRVLRQRLAAALVHFVGMQLQPGALRVCLCTLRILSRERHALTPLASDTALLTLARLGGLSSPPPSHDEDADEPGRGGPPAGSDTSSPSQMARSEELCSGSGTERADGGAEVARGRALGEGEAEEEDDDGDACRKEALKALCNVIYSSQRAQERASALRLLTALSRRLKEGLGAPAPPSGRFYELRLLFLLTALRPELREQLKQERGVSLLTATLEQCLSLRCPEGHEVLTDHTAPPVSKDVSAHAMEVLKVLFNVTLGARRQEPDEEDAALYRHLAAVLRHCLLLPCDGEERTEELQGHTVNVLSVLPLRCLDVLLSGHLVHSSHWWEGLNMDCVHALLLFMDRRLDRVRLAGRKQLFAGQGAPVPSSIWLEPSTLLLLRSIQYGKVQYSTVNIEKNPYCVWGQSELSLVIRSEEVSFYWMLQGLKLKQKLTPVLNLLTESCRVHREIRHYLRQQILPPLRDVSCRPEQEATRRGRLARLMTHVDTDVKHCAAELLFVLCKENVRRFVKYTGYGNAAGLLAARGLLGGGNVGATEGRYSSDSDSDTEEYRRVKARVNLVTGRVEEEQPDPMEGMTDEEKEAEARRLVALFDRLSRDEIIQPVGVTAEGRLAPLRGAQRNRSPAEESASEEESDDD